Part of the Aquimarina sp. TRL1 genome, TATAACCAGAAGAAATTCCTTTGGCTAATGTCATGATATCAGGTTTTACACCCCAGGCACGACTTCCAAACATACTACCGGATCGACCAAAACCGGTAACTACCTCATCCGCGATTAACAAGACATCATATTTATCGCAGACTTCTCTTACTAATGGCATAAAATTATCAGGAGGAACAATTACACCACCAGCTCCCAGAACAGGCTCCATAATGAAAGCTGCTACGGTATCTGGACTTTGAAACTGAATTTCACGCTCTAGTAGTTCAGCACAGATTTTACCCAATTCTTCTGGGTTTTCAGTATACGGGTTTCGATAAGTCCATGGAGCATCAATATGAGAACATCCAGGAAGTAAAGGTTCGTAATTTCTTCTAAAACGAGTATTTCCATTTACTGAAGCAGCACCGAAATGTGTGCCGTGGTATCCTTGTTTTAAAGAGATAAATTTATATCGATCTTTTTGCCCTTCCATTTTCCAATATTGACGGGCAATCCGCATAGCGGTTTCCATGGCATCAGAACCTCCGGAGCTAAACATGACCCGTTTCATATTTTCTGGCTTGGTCATTTCCATCAGTAAATGAGCTAACTCAATCGAACGTGGGTGCGAAGTACCTTTAAAGGTAGAATAGTATACCAATTCATCCAATTGATTAATAATAGCGTCTTTAATTTCTTGCCGATTATACCCACAATTGATATTCCATAATCCGGCAAATCCATCAATCATTTTGCGCCCATGATTATCTTCTATGTGGACTCCTTTTCCTTTTTTTATAATTAAAGGAGGCTTTTGTAACATGTCATTCGGGTGTCCCATGGGATGCCATTGTTCTTTCCCATTCCATTCTTCTATATTCAATGATGCGTCCATATTTAATAAGGTTGTATCCATTTTTATTTTTTTAATTGTTGGTTGCGATAAGAGAGTTGATGCCTAGTACATGTAATACATATTGATAGCAGGCATCTGGTTGTGTAATGTCGAAATGCAGGGTTTTTAATCCTGACTTCATAGCTCCTACTATGTTTCGTAATTGATCGTCTACAAACAACACTTCATTGGCGTGTAATTGTAGTGTGTTCAATGCTATTTCATAGGCTTTGGGATTCGGTTTTAAAATAGCGTTATGAGTAGCGTCGTAAAAAGAATCCAGATCTTTAAGAAAGGGAAGGTTGTCTACAAATTCTTTCCCGGTGAATAATTCAATTTCATTACTTAAGATCCCTACCTTACCTCCTGATTTTTTTACAATATCAATTACTTGTAATGCCTGAGGTCGCAATACTTCACTGTAATCGGTTTTTTCTCCCATGGATTTCAGTAAGTCAAGCATTGACCAGTTTTTTTTTCCAATTAACGCTCCAATTTCCCGAGCACGTGTTCCCCAATAATCGCGTTCAGTAATTTCATCTCGCTGCATGGACATCCATAAAGGATCACTACTTGGGTCAAAAGGTCCTTTCCAGGTTAATACTCCTTTGGGAAGTTGAAGTTTTTCTTCTATGATATTCTGGCGCTCAAACAGCGATTTACTGATAACACTACCAAAATCCAATAACAAGGCTTTTATAGGCGTTTTCATGCGTTTACAGGCTGTTTTAATATAATTCCTTTTTCTATCCAGTCATCAAATACATCAAGTACCCTGTCTGCAAAGACCTGATCATTGATATGGCAGTTGATTTCTTCTATTTCAATATTGGGAGTATGAAGAGATTTCATCTCGTTAAAAAACACGTGTAATGTTTCAGGGTCATATAACTCTCGACCTTTTCTATCCCATTCCAGTACCCCTTTTAGAGGAAGCAGTAGTTTTGTTTTTCCTTTTGCTTTGGCAATTTTCTGTGCAATCTTTACTGCCAGTTTTCTAAGTTCTTTTTTATCTAGCACTACAGAAGAAATCAGTCGATTATGTACATGAGAAGGGCGGTCTTTCAGTTTTTTTGGTGGTTTTTGCCAGGTTGGAATATCAACAATATTAATAGAACCGGGGGCAATGATTTGAGGAATTCCGTTTAACCCTGTATTTTCTAACCGATCTTTTCCAGAGGTAACAATAGAATTAAACACATCATTGACAACTTCCTGTAAACTGAAATCCAGGACGGCTGCAAATCGTTTTTTACTGGCTAACCACTCCAATGCTCTTCCGCCCTGACCGGTTGTGTGAAATACAACCAGTTCAAAACCTCTTTTTTCCAATTCTGGTTTTAGATATACCATATACTTCAGAGCAGATTTTCCCAGAGAACTCATAGCGACCAATGGTTTGTCTATTTTAAGCTTTTGAGAAGCTCTTGCTGCTCCGACTACAGCACCACAAGCCTGTCTCAATACAGATTTACATATTTTGTTTATTCCATATAAGCCACCTGACCAAAGCATCATCGATAAGTCTGGAGATATTCTTTCAGGAGGGATTAAATGAGAAAATGAAATGGTAGAAACCACATATTTGGGAACACCAAAAGGAAGAGAAGAGGCAACATCCAATGCAAGGTCAGTACCCATGGTACCTCCCAAAGCAATCATTCCATCAATCTTTCCTTCACTATATAATTGACTGACTAATTTAGAGGCTCCTTCAGCGGTCTTAGTCATGGCTTTGTTTTCGTCTCCTAATGCTATAATAGCTTTGTTGGTAGTATTTATGGTTTTTGCAACATCATGTTTACTATAATCAACGGCAAAACCAGGATCTCCCAGAACGCCTACATCCATGACTTTTGGGTTTCCTCCCTGCGCTTCGATACAATGCTTCATGAATAATAATTCGTCAGATTTTGTATCTGCGGTACCAACGATAAGTATTGTTTTTCTTTTCATTACTTGCTTATTACTCCTGATTAAAATTAAAAATGAAATAGGATTCTTGTTTACATAAAAGTGTAATTAATATTTATGTTTTGTGCTTTTTTTATTGATTAAATAAACTATTTGTCAAGAGGTTTCCTGATGTGGGTGTTTTTGCAAAACATGCTCTATTTCCAGAGGAGTCCAGAGCGGTACTTCCTGTTTGTATTTAAGCCATACAAAAGAATAAGTAGCACATATAGAGAGTATGACAAAAAAAGGAATATAAATCTGAGATGGTGTTAAGAAAGGAGGGACCAAATAGAAAAAGGTGATAAATAATCCGATAATAGCCAATAATTGTGGGAGAGGATATAAAGGGGTCTTAAAAGGGCGTACAATTTTAGGGTGTCTTTTTCGTAGTAAGACTACAGCAATATTAATCAGTATATAAAAAAATATCCAGGAGCAGATAGCTGCCAGGATGAGAGCAAAAACTCCATTGATATCAGATCCGATGAGGTAAGAT contains:
- a CDS encoding aminotransferase class III-fold pyridoxal phosphate-dependent enzyme, with the protein product MDTTLLNMDASLNIEEWNGKEQWHPMGHPNDMLQKPPLIIKKGKGVHIEDNHGRKMIDGFAGLWNINCGYNRQEIKDAIINQLDELVYYSTFKGTSHPRSIELAHLLMEMTKPENMKRVMFSSGGSDAMETAMRIARQYWKMEGQKDRYKFISLKQGYHGTHFGAASVNGNTRFRRNYEPLLPGCSHIDAPWTYRNPYTENPEELGKICAELLEREIQFQSPDTVAAFIMEPVLGAGGVIVPPDNFMPLVREVCDKYDVLLIADEVVTGFGRSGSMFGSRAWGVKPDIMTLAKGISSGYIPLGATLCNERIDNVFKANNDSFGAIGHGYTYSGHPVACAAAIAALNIVIKEDLPANARKLGNHLMNRLKPFENTYKTVGDVRGKGLMFAIEFVKDKTSKKPNREIVSKIHKKMIEKGAFVRASGNAIIISPPLIINKKELDSIVDIFETSLIEAEAL
- a CDS encoding HAD-IA family hydrolase, which translates into the protein MKTPIKALLLDFGSVISKSLFERQNIIEEKLQLPKGVLTWKGPFDPSSDPLWMSMQRDEITERDYWGTRAREIGALIGKKNWSMLDLLKSMGEKTDYSEVLRPQALQVIDIVKKSGGKVGILSNEIELFTGKEFVDNLPFLKDLDSFYDATHNAILKPNPKAYEIALNTLQLHANEVLFVDDQLRNIVGAMKSGLKTLHFDITQPDACYQYVLHVLGINSLIATNN
- a CDS encoding Tm-1-like ATP-binding domain-containing protein, with the protein product MKRKTILIVGTADTKSDELLFMKHCIEAQGGNPKVMDVGVLGDPGFAVDYSKHDVAKTINTTNKAIIALGDENKAMTKTAEGASKLVSQLYSEGKIDGMIALGGTMGTDLALDVASSLPFGVPKYVVSTISFSHLIPPERISPDLSMMLWSGGLYGINKICKSVLRQACGAVVGAARASQKLKIDKPLVAMSSLGKSALKYMVYLKPELEKRGFELVVFHTTGQGGRALEWLASKKRFAAVLDFSLQEVVNDVFNSIVTSGKDRLENTGLNGIPQIIAPGSINIVDIPTWQKPPKKLKDRPSHVHNRLISSVVLDKKELRKLAVKIAQKIAKAKGKTKLLLPLKGVLEWDRKGRELYDPETLHVFFNEMKSLHTPNIEIEEINCHINDQVFADRVLDVFDDWIEKGIILKQPVNA